The genomic DNA GTGTTCTGAGGCAGCATTTCTGGTGGCTTAGCCCTTGTCTGAGTGGACGACGTGCCACACCAGCCTTCATTGACGCGTGATGGCTGAGCTCGCTCTATTCTCTCATGCTAAGCTCCAGGAATTCCGTGCAAGCAGagacgaagagaaggagcTTTGATGAGCGGTATGAGATTGCTCTTGACTCAGCAAAGTTGCAGCCTATGGCGCATTCGGAGAGTACTTGCGAACGCATGCTGAAGACAGCAGGAATACTTTTTCCATTTGGGGGTTCGAGGGTTCATCGCTGGCCTTGAGCGTGCGAGTCTGGCACTGAGAAGGACAGCACATCTGGATTCCTCTGAGTCACCACCACGAACTTCCCGCCTGAGTCTTGTGGATGCTTGCTGTGTCAGAAGACTTGAAGCATCATGTGCTCATTATTCAATGCTGCATACTATGATAGCGTTGGGCGTGGGCTAGAGGGCTTGGAGCCGATGTGTCGCCTCGCAAGAAATGAGGCTGCGTTCGGCGTGGCCCATTTACCAGATCCCCACTACTTGCGTAGAAGAGTGATGTAGAAGAATGTTACTTGGTAGCATAGCCGACCTCGGGGCAGTATGGAATTCAGCCACCATATGTGCTACGCTTCTGGATGCCATGATCATGATCAGATCCGCTCTTCACAAGCGGCCACACATCGGATGTACCTTATTCCCTATACCTGCAGCACATCTCACATGCTTGCTCCTGGCCAACTGACCTTACTCCACAATGATCATcctcgacagcagcagcttgaCCAGGCTCACCGCTGTCAAAGGTCTTACTCGTTACCAGCGACGTCTTGTTGCATTTGCCACAACAAAAGTCCTTTGAGCCGACGCCAGCCATATTATAGTTCTCACGCTCTGAATAATACAAACACTCATACACCTGCCCGCCTCACCATCACAAcaagcttgcttgcttgcaagCGCCTGAGTGGGGACCTCTCTCCTGGTGCTCGAGCTACAGCCTACGAGAGATCTCCCACCAAAATAGTAAGAGAAAAGAGCTCCAGGCTGACCGCGTCAAATCCCTCTTGGCACGCTCAACATCCGCAAGCTCACCACAAGATTTCCGGAAGGTGACCTTGTGTGGACTACAGTATGTACATCATTATGAAAGCGGATCCGCTGATGAGGCGTACAACTCGTCAGCTCCAGTCTCTCCAACGAAACGAAGCGGAATTTGCCGCCACTAACTACCTTCGCATACTCAACACCCGCAAGAAATAAAAGGACAAACTACTAGTCCATTAAAGTGGTGATGTTGCATCCGTGCCGAGACCACTCAAAAGTTGGAACTCTTCCACCTGCCCTTAGAAGACAACCACAGTACGACTTTGCGGAAGTTCGATCCTATATCTGTCTAGTTCGAGGAGCACTGGCCAGGAAGCTTGTCTCTTGGCTTTCGCGCGTGGCGGTTAATTGTCTGTCCAATCGGAGGGGGTTCTGCAGACACCAATGACAGTTGCGCTTATTGACGGGGCAAATCCTGCCGCCGCTGGCACTTTTTTGGCTCTGGCTTTTGGCTCTGACATGGTGGCTAGTTAGTCCGTCGGTGAAGAATGCATGCAGACAATGTGATCAAGTTTCGAAGGTCTAGATTTGCTACCCATGTCGATTGAAGAGAAAGATGGTATACGATAGTTAGTGGTGGTAACATTCGATTTCAGTAGAAACATATTCTATTACAGCGTGTGTTTGATTCATAGAAGCTAAATCATTCTTTGCTCCGTAGTAAttgatataaataatatacaATCTTCAAAGGCAAGTTGTCGCCTTGTTCATCATTTGCTCCCCGTTCATAAACGCCAGTGTTGGACAAAATTTGATCTATTGTGCATACTCGCCGTGGGGTATCACGCAGACCGCTTCAAAACGCTAAAATGCAGAAAGAATTGTTGCAAGCAAAGCTGTTGCTGCAGTAAAGAATTGAAACGCTTGAACGCATCATGTAGCCTTCCCAGTAATTCAAGGGGTAGTAATCAAATGAGGCCGTGAACTCCTCTTCCAGTTTCGTGTCGCGTGACGGAGCCGTGGTCGCTGAAGGTTGGTTCAGTACTCAAAAGGTACTCCATACCATGCCTCCCTCCGAACGAGCCATGCTGCCGATGCGAACATCGTCAGCCTGACGCATCTGGCCTGGGATGGGCATGGCAGTGCCTTGCGAGCTGTTTGTGGACTCCGAAATGGAACTCGCGCGGGAGTGGTATAGTTTTCTGACGATCTTGTATTCGTCATAGCAAGGATCGCATGCCTTGCTGAGGTGGCCTTCAGGATGAATGCGTGCATTCTGGTCGAGAGGGATCACCGATCGAACGTGGTTGTAGCACACGACATTGCCGCACCGTCGACAGTGATGTCTGCGAAAGATCCAGCCAAAGGTCTCCTTGCAGACAGAACAGCTCTTTGCAGACTCGTCAGGCTTCCAGTGTGCTGTCGTTGGCGTGCCTGTGACTGGTCCCATCTCTTCCAATGAAATGGTTTCGCTCGCAGCTCGGCTCAACCCTCGTCGCAAAGATTCATGATCGCTGTCGCTCGGGCCCAGTTGGAAGCGTGCGAAATCTGTCGCAGCCGGTGAATCGAGCTTGCCCGCATCGAAGCTGCTCTCGTTGCTCGCTGGTGGGGTGTCGGGCGCACGTGGCCGCCCGGGGATGTCGGTGGGTCGCGCAATCTTCTCGTTCGGGCGCAGTGCAGCTGGCACGTACAGCGGTTGACGGGGCTGACGCAGCTGGCGCACGTTCGCGTGATAGTTCGTAGGCGAGATGTTTTGTGAGGGTGGTGTCGTGGCTTGTCGACCACCAAAGGTGAACGCCTCGGGCGGCGATGGTCCGGCTGAGGGATTCATGTAATACTTGGAGTTGTTCGGTTGGGCAGTGATCGAAGTTGTTGCCATCATGGTGCGGTTCTAGACAGGCAGGCTGACAGCAGCACAATCGGCATCTGAATAGTGTCGAGTTGTTCGGGTGTTGGGGCAAGAGTTGCGGCAGCAAGAATCGGCGACCGAAGTGAAGACAATGGCCAGATCAACAATGGCAGGCAAGCTTGGGTGCTGCGCCAATATAGGCCGACCGAGCCCCGGGGATTTTGGTATCGAAGCGGTCTGGAGATAGCCTGAGGGTGACGGCGGAGGTGCAGCAAGGAACCAGATCTAGGTGTAGATCAGTTCCCAGGGACCAGGCGGCCGACGGGCGTGAGGGATACAGATAGGGAGTTTCGGGGAGTCTTCCTGGCCAGTGCCAACGTCTTGGTTATCAGCAAAGGAATGACGGGCAGACGGGAGTCGCATGGGAAGACGGCGGTGGGCGAGAGTGCAGATGGTATATCAGAGTACAGTCCAGTCCAGTAGCCCCGAAACCCTGCCAAAGCCAACGGTCCACGGCACCAAGCTTTGGCACACGGCCACGGCGGGCCCAACGCGATTACCTACAACAGGCAGGCTCTCGCGTGTGGCCACTCTGCGCCACTGCGACGCTCGAATGCTACCGCCAACCATTCGCCCGTGCAAATGGCCGAGCACTCGGCGCTGCTCTTTGCGCGTGATGCCTCTCCGCCCACCGCCACCTTCAGCACAGCAACGACGAGCAGCGCGCGGAGCTGTCACGGGCAGACTGTGGGAGCAGTGCTCGCCTCGCTGTGATACTTCGGCTGCTTTGGTGGGAGATTGACGCATTGCTGCACAACCTTGTTCCTTCCATTTTTTTGCCCCGCGCTGATTGGACATATCTGTCGTCCTTATCTTTGCTGCTCCCACAACGGCCTAGCGCGGGCGGGCGCGATATGCGGTAACCAGGATCATCACGTACCGACGCAAGCAGGGTTCGCTCGAGACTTGCTGAAACGAGAGACGTATTCCCCAGCGGCGACCTGCCATCGATAAAGCTAGCGTCCGGCGATTCGCTCGTCCGATGTGTCTCTGATCTCCACGGCGCAACGATGCCGCCACACGTGAAGCAGCATTGGAGTTGTTTGTCGAACGTGTAGAGTCCTCGTTTTGAACATGTCGCAAAGTTCGTGGTTGTCAGCCTCGATGCGCGCACATGCTGGTCGTATACGTCTTACAGGGTCCCTCTCACACGCCGAGTcgccgacgaagatggaGTCGGCCGTCCTGCCGAGGCATCcccccagcagcagcctggaCTTGTATAATAAACGTCGTAGTCACATCGCCCCAGTTGCGGCCGGAAGAGGGCTATACATATTCATCAATCTGTTGTACTGCACATTCGCTACTGCCATCGCTACCGGACGAGTTGTTGGAGGCCGTAGAACGAAGCTGTACCCGGGCTGACACGGCATCGCGCGCCGCTGCGAATCTGTGATCTTTGATCACTGATCGGGATTCTGATACGACTGCCACCCCTCCAGCACCTCACCTCTTGGAAATCCGAGACCGGGCAATACGGGCCGACCACTGCCTGCCTGTCTGCGTGACTTTAGGCTTCGGAAGATAAGAACATGTCCGCAGAAGACACAACATACAATGTGGCCGACACCCCTCTGCCGCCAGCGCCCAAAGAAGACCCCTTGAGCTCCGAGCAATGGAGGATTTTGTCTGCCGTCGCGGACACAGTAGTGCCGGCACTCACCCGCGGTCTAAAGGGCACCGACCGTCTGCTACAGCATCCGCTGCGCGAGGAAATATACGATGCTGCCGGCAAACGCATCAGAGCTCTCGCAAAATTTAACGACGGCGATGAGACGGCGGAGCGCTACCTCAGCGAGAGCGCTGCCGCTCATCCGCTGTTCAAGGACATGATCACCCGAATGGTTGCATGCAATATGAGCGATACAGCCAAGAATGGGCTATTATTCATTCTTACCGCCCTGAAGTAAGGATTTCTCCACTCTTAGTTTCGCTTCGTGGTGATGAACGTCGCATTACCCGTTTCGGCCACTATGGCCGCGGTCGGGAGGCTCCTTCTGCACAAGCAAAGAACGACGAGGCTCATCCGATCGAAGTCCGATGTTCTGCCTCCCCCAATAACGGCGCTTCTTTTTATTGAATAGACGTCAGCTGACGCaaacttctcttctctagtACGCGAGCCGGTGCATTGCTGCTCACGGGCCACACGACGCCTTTCTACGGCCTACCAGTCCGCGATCGCGAGAAGGTCATCCTCGGATGGGGTCAGTCTCGTATACCACTGCTACGCGGCTTGAGCAGATCATTCACTGCGCTGTTTCGTGTCATATGGTTGAGAACATCTCCGACACTTGAAGCAGTACTGGGCTACCCGAGGGCTCCTGTGTATGCGCAAGCCGCACCGATTGGATATGGTTTCCATTTCCTCCAGATTCCCCCAAGCACTTCAGCTGAAGCCGAAGTGATCGAGACAGATGTGCTCATTGTAGGCAGTGGTTGCGGAGGCGCGGTCGCAGCAAAGACCTTGGCCGAAGCGGGCCAAAAGGTGCTTGTTGTCGAGAAGCAGTACTACTGGACTCCTGAACACTTCCCCATGGGTGAACGTGAAGCCGGTCAACACTTGTTCGGCAATGGAGGCGTAATCCTTTCCGACGACTCCAGTATTAGTGTTGTAACAGGGACAGCCTGGGGAGGCGGAGGCACAGTCAACTGGAGCGCTTCACTGCAACCTCAGGGGTTCGTGCGAAGAGAGTGGGCTCAAAAGTTCGGCCTCACTCACTTCACAGGCTCTGCTTTCCAGGCGGATCTGGACGCCGTGTGCGATCGTATGGGCGTGAGCACAAATAACATCACTCACAACAAGGGCAATCTGGCACTGCTAGAAGGCGCCAGGAAACTCGGATGGAGCGCCAAAGCTGTAGCACAGAACACCGGAGGCGAAGTCCATCACGACGGATTCTGCACAAGAGGATGTCGTACTTGCGGCAAGAAAGGGCCAACTGTGACCTTTTTACCTGATGCTGCCGATGCCGGTGCTACCTTCTTGGAAGGCTTTGAGGTGAGTCAGATTCTATTTGATGAGAAAGACGCAACTCTGGCTACGGGCGTCAAAGGTATCTGGACCTCGCGCGATGGCATGGGCGGCCTTGCAGGCGAAGACCGAACACGTCGCGAAGTGATCATCAAGGCCAAACGCACAATCATCTCCGGCGGATCAGTGTACACGCCTATCCTGCTGCAGAAGTCCGGTCTGAGCAACAAGCACATCGGCCGGCATCTCCATTTACACCCAGTAAACATGGTCGCCGCGGTCTGGGACGAAGACGTCCGCCCCTGGGAAGGACCCATTCTCTCAACCGTCGTCAACGAATTCGAGAACATCGACGGAGACGGCTACGGTGCCAAACTCGAATGCACAACCATGCTGCCCAGCTCCTTCCTCCCTCTCTTCGAATGGCAAGGAGGTCTCGACTTCAAAGAATTCACCGTCAAAATGCGACGCATGACAGGCTACATATCTCTCGCCCGTGATCGCTACGGTGGAAGAATCTATCCCGACGCCAAAGACGGAAGATGTCATATCCAATATACTCCCAACGCATACGATCAAAAACACATCTTGGAAGGCGTCGTCCGTCTCGCCGAAATTTTGTACGTGGAAGGCGCAAGAGAAATCTACGCCGCCGTACCAAATATTGGACCTTTCGTGCGTCCATCAGCAGATGCAGATTCTAAAGTCTCTATGCACGCCAACGCGAGTCCTTCGGTCACGGATCCTGCTTTCGCTGCTTGGATTGCCAAAGTTCGATCGAATGGTTTTCCTTCACCTGGAACaggcttcttctctgctcatCAAATGGGTTCGTGTAGGATGGGCACTTCACCGAAGAATAGTGTCGTCGATTACAGAGGACGGGTATGGGGTACGCAGAATTTGTACATTGCAGATGCTTCGGTGTTCCCGTCTGCAAGTGGTGTCAACCCGATGATCACGAATATGGGAATTGCGAGAGGTATTGCCAGGGGTATCGCCGAAGAGGCTGATCGGGAGAATGTTGACCGTTTCAACGCTGTTAACACTGGAGTGAAAGCCAGGTTGTAGGGAACGAGATGGATCTGCAAATTCTGGGAACAGAAGCAGGCTAATGTAGTTTCTTTCGGACAATGTTGTACAAATAGACTCCATAGAGCCCGTACACATATATATCATTATGATAATACACCTCCCCTCCGCCTCGCATATTCTTGTTCAGCTCTCAACAAAGGACTACCAACAGGGCGATCCTTCCTGAAATCATCCCTATTGACATAGCCCTCATCCTGCAAGATTCCAGTCGAGTGAATAAAATCCCAGAATTCCGTCAAACCAGTCTTCGAAATTCTTCCCACTTGATCTCTCATCACGAGTCTCGACTCGTCAACCAGTGTTCTGAGTTTACTCCACATTTGTCGATCAGCATAAACGCGAGCGACACTCTCTCGCGCTTTCCAGCCTGGTTTCTTGCCCGAAGCTCGACATGCGCGCATGAACTCTTCCATGGGACCAACACCAAGCAAGTGATGGTTACGAGCATAGCCTTCAATCATTCGGTCGAAGAATACCACGTCAATGTTGGCCATAAAGCCTTGGCCCTGATCTTTCACTTGACGCCATAGGTTCTCGATCGCAGAGAAGTCGGGTTGTGGTTGACGAGCGAAGTAATAAGTCATCAGGATCGTGTAGATGTGTGCTGTGGGTTTGTGGCCATTCGAAGTCATGTGAGCGAAGACTGCGGCTGCGGCGGTGTCGTTGCCATAGTGTTTCAGCAGGCGGTCAATGATCATCGCGTAGCCCATGGAGTTGATGCCTGGTAAGCCGCTGTCTTTGTCCGCAAGCGCATCTATAAACCCGATGATCTTGGCTTCTTGAGCGTCTTTGGAAAGGTTATCAAGGAATCCCTCTTCGAACAAGGAAGTCAGGAGTACTGTCCACGTGGTGGTGTCTGCTTGAATGCCCCGTTGTTGCATCTGACGGAGCACAGCAAGAGCGTCGTCGGCGCGCTTTCCCTGCATGGAGATACTGATGAGGGTGTTAAAGGTAGCGAGATCGGGCTCGATGCCAAAGGATCGTCCCCATGTGAAGACTTT from Cercospora beticola chromosome 3, complete sequence includes the following:
- a CDS encoding uncharacterized protein (CAZy:AA3); this translates as MSAEDTTYNVADTPLPPAPKEDPLSSEQWRILSAVADTVVPALTRGLKGTDRLLQHPLREEIYDAAGKRIRALAKFNDGDETAERYLSESAAAHPLFKDMITRMVACNMSDTAKNGLLFILTALNTRAGALLLTGHTTPFYGLPVRDREKVILGWGQSRIPLLRGLSRSFTALFRVIWLRTSPTLEAVLGYPRAPVYAQAAPIGYGFHFLQIPPSTSAEAEVIETDVLIVGSGCGGAVAAKTLAEAGQKVLVVEKQYYWTPEHFPMGEREAGQHLFGNGGVILSDDSSISVVTGTAWGGGGTVNWSASLQPQGFVRREWAQKFGLTHFTGSAFQADLDAVCDRMGVSTNNITHNKGNLALLEGARKLGWSAKAVAQNTGGEVHHDGFCTRGCRTCGKKGPTVTFLPDAADAGATFLEGFEVSQILFDEKDATLATGVKGIWTSRDGMGGLAGEDRTRREVIIKAKRTIISGGSVYTPILLQKSGLSNKHIGRHLHLHPVNMVAAVWDEDVRPWEGPILSTVVNEFENIDGDGYGAKLECTTMLPSSFLPLFEWQGGLDFKEFTVKMRRMTGYISLARDRYGGRIYPDAKDGRCHIQYTPNAYDQKHILEGVVRLAEILYVEGAREIYAAVPNIGPFVRPSADADSKVSMHANASPSVTDPAFAAWIAKVRSNGFPSPGTGFFSAHQMGSCRMGTSPKNSVVDYRGRVWGTQNLYIADASVFPSASGVNPMITNMGIARGIARGIAEEADRENVDRFNAVNTGVKARL